The Microbacterium paraoxydans genome includes a window with the following:
- a CDS encoding GntR family transcriptional regulator, which yields MSTLTLPQLDRTSTAPIWFQIMRAVEGQIAQGAWAPGDRLPSESELRAHFAASRTSVRDALSRLESAGIISRQQGKGAFVERAQGPSAWTLPSAPSLLGEYSEDGRSALSSEILRGGIEPLPSWAAAVVGRDSPDGMGFVLERVRAVGARTAVHVINYLPTRFVGVLPDLRDPRASLYAAISRVTGVRIARMHRTIEAVSADRMLAGLLEVEPGHPIVVVEAVAYDQSGQPIDISRASVRTDRLRVSVDTGFDAAGISNETASGRYPAALR from the coding sequence ATGTCCACGCTCACCCTGCCGCAGCTCGACCGTACGTCGACGGCTCCGATCTGGTTCCAGATCATGCGCGCCGTCGAGGGGCAGATCGCCCAGGGCGCCTGGGCGCCCGGGGACCGCCTGCCGAGCGAGAGCGAGCTGCGCGCGCACTTCGCGGCCTCCCGGACCTCGGTCCGCGATGCGCTGTCCCGTCTCGAGAGCGCCGGGATCATCTCGCGGCAGCAGGGCAAGGGCGCGTTCGTCGAGCGTGCCCAGGGGCCGTCCGCCTGGACGCTGCCCTCCGCGCCGAGCCTGCTCGGCGAGTACAGCGAGGACGGACGCAGCGCCCTGAGTTCGGAGATCCTCCGCGGAGGGATCGAGCCGCTGCCGTCCTGGGCCGCCGCGGTGGTCGGTCGCGACTCGCCCGACGGCATGGGCTTCGTGCTGGAGCGCGTGCGCGCCGTCGGCGCCCGCACCGCCGTCCACGTGATCAACTACCTGCCGACGCGCTTCGTCGGCGTCCTTCCCGACCTCCGCGACCCCCGGGCCAGCCTCTACGCCGCGATCTCCCGCGTCACCGGTGTGCGGATCGCGCGCATGCACCGCACGATCGAGGCCGTCTCGGCCGACCGGATGCTCGCGGGACTGCTCGAGGTCGAGCCGGGGCATCCGATCGTCGTGGTCGAGGCCGTCGCCTACGACCAGAGCGGGCAGCCCATCGACATCTCCCGCGCCTCCGTGCGGACGGACCGTTTGCGCGTGAGCGTCGACACCGGCTTCGACGCGGCGGGCATCTCGAACGAGACCGCTTCCGGTCGATACCCGGCCGCGCTCCGCTGA
- a CDS encoding NAD(P)-dependent oxidoreductase encodes MTDHRILVIGDSYMTAEVFTRAFRERGIETDAVTMTIAEPTWDTAAIREFEGDPAEVARLAAGYDVVAFHAAPVTAEVIAALPDLRLLGCARGGPVNVDLDAAREAGVRVTTTPGKNADAVADLTIGFLISLVRNVPASLRDVDDRVADGRALAESTFEGARWFGREVKGLRLGLIGYGNVARLVAARARALGAVITAYDPFVDPEAVTDATIVGDLDALLSASDVVSVHARATAENRHLIGRAQIERMPRGAFLINTARESLVDEHALLDGLRSGQLAGVALDVNEPDGPWRELVAEPNLVLTPHLAGATHETLARGADMLAAEVERFLAGGDLRWER; translated from the coding sequence ATGACCGACCACCGCATCCTCGTCATCGGCGACAGCTACATGACCGCCGAGGTCTTCACCCGCGCCTTCCGGGAGCGGGGGATCGAGACCGACGCGGTCACGATGACGATCGCGGAGCCCACCTGGGACACCGCCGCGATCCGCGAGTTCGAGGGCGATCCGGCCGAGGTCGCCCGGCTCGCCGCGGGGTATGACGTCGTCGCCTTCCACGCCGCCCCCGTCACCGCCGAGGTCATCGCGGCCCTGCCCGACCTCCGCCTCCTCGGCTGCGCGCGGGGCGGCCCCGTGAACGTCGACCTCGACGCGGCCCGCGAAGCCGGCGTCCGCGTGACGACCACGCCGGGCAAGAACGCCGACGCCGTCGCGGATCTCACCATCGGCTTCCTCATCTCTCTGGTGCGCAACGTGCCGGCCTCCCTTCGGGACGTGGACGACCGGGTGGCGGACGGGCGTGCGCTCGCCGAGTCGACGTTCGAGGGCGCCCGGTGGTTCGGACGCGAGGTCAAGGGGCTGCGCCTCGGGCTCATCGGCTACGGCAACGTCGCCCGGTTGGTCGCGGCGCGAGCTCGCGCCCTCGGGGCCGTCATCACGGCGTACGACCCGTTCGTCGATCCCGAGGCGGTGACCGATGCGACGATCGTAGGCGACCTCGACGCGCTGCTCTCCGCCAGCGACGTCGTCAGCGTGCACGCCAGGGCGACCGCGGAGAACCGGCACCTGATCGGCCGGGCGCAGATCGAGCGGATGCCGCGCGGCGCGTTCCTCATCAACACCGCCCGCGAGTCGCTCGTCGACGAGCACGCACTGCTGGACGGGCTGCGTTCCGGACAGCTCGCCGGCGTCGCCCTCGACGTCAACGAGCCCGACGGGCCGTGGCGCGAGCTCGTCGCGGAGCCGAACCTGGTCCTCACCCCCCACCTCGCCGGAGCGACACACGAGACGCTCGCCCGCGGTGCGGACATGCTCGCCGCGGAAGTCGAGCGGTTCCTGGCAGGAGGTGATCTGCGATGGGAGCGCTGA
- the lsrF gene encoding 3-hydroxy-5-phosphonooxypentane-2,4-dione thiolase produces MGALTDVFLAIDAGTGSARALAFDIEGRLVTHAAREWTHRAIPGHPGGTAFDTANGWEAIAGAVAEVVARLDGRRVAAVAASSMREGFVLFDEAGTEIWACPNTDGRARAEADELVAEGTADEIYRTAGDWVSITAPARLRWIARHQPEVLSRARHLGMLSDWVTTRLTGVFVTEPTCGSSSALFDLRARGWSADLADLVGIDRRILPPVVAAGEIVGAVTPAAAAATGLPVGTPVVAGGADTQLALHGIAAREGTPTIVAGTFWQTTAVVAEPLVDPDRRLRTLCHVDPGTWMIEGIGFLSGLAMRWFRDAMCPDAAALGRAEGRSAFRIMEEWAAEVPVGANGVVATMANVMQADAWHHAAPAFVGFDINDAAGSSRGAFIRAIEESAAIVAGAHLEILSALTAGRAVADGTVTFTGGSSAGALWPRIIAGVTGLDTRVTPAPRPRHTVPRVSPPPVSAPRSRPWATPSGSNGSIPPSTRSTARSPSAGTASTATSWRSRAPTSLRSSPRRGRPAAPSTPPPPASRPSATSADDNTKETSMADLDGNADAKQFHVGTPGVRFTQNIRGAANLDWGMQNRLSRILDPETGRTVMLAFDHGYFQGPTSGLERIDLNIAPLAAQADALMGTRGALRTSLPPATRAGLVLRASGGPSILKDLSDEYTAMAMEDAVRLNADAVAVQVFVGGEHESRSIRNLTTLVDEGYAAGIPVLGVTAVGKELVRDARYLGLATRIIAELGAQLVKTYYCEKGFEDVVAGCPVPVIMAGGKKLPELDALTMASRAVRAGAAGVDMGRNIFQSAAPAAMMTAVRAVVHDDLDPADAYELFRAATEAPVPA; encoded by the coding sequence ATGGGAGCGCTGACCGACGTCTTCCTGGCGATCGACGCCGGGACCGGCTCCGCACGCGCCCTCGCCTTCGACATCGAGGGCCGGCTCGTGACCCACGCCGCCCGGGAGTGGACCCACCGCGCGATCCCGGGCCACCCCGGTGGCACGGCCTTCGACACCGCGAACGGCTGGGAGGCCATCGCCGGCGCGGTCGCCGAGGTCGTCGCGCGGCTGGACGGCCGCCGCGTCGCCGCCGTCGCCGCCTCCAGCATGCGCGAGGGCTTCGTGCTGTTCGACGAGGCCGGCACGGAGATCTGGGCCTGCCCGAACACGGATGGTCGGGCCCGCGCCGAGGCCGACGAGCTCGTGGCGGAGGGCACAGCCGACGAGATCTACCGCACCGCCGGGGACTGGGTGTCGATCACCGCACCGGCTCGGCTGCGCTGGATCGCGCGCCACCAGCCGGAGGTCCTCTCCCGTGCGCGCCACCTCGGCATGCTGAGCGACTGGGTCACCACCCGGCTCACCGGCGTCTTCGTCACCGAGCCGACCTGCGGGTCGAGCTCCGCCCTCTTCGACCTCCGCGCGCGCGGATGGTCCGCCGACCTCGCGGATCTCGTCGGCATCGACCGGCGCATCCTGCCCCCGGTCGTCGCGGCCGGCGAGATCGTCGGCGCTGTGACGCCCGCGGCGGCGGCCGCGACGGGGCTGCCCGTCGGCACCCCGGTCGTCGCCGGCGGGGCGGACACGCAGCTCGCCCTCCACGGCATCGCGGCGCGAGAGGGGACTCCGACGATCGTCGCCGGGACGTTCTGGCAGACGACGGCCGTCGTCGCGGAGCCCCTCGTCGACCCGGATCGTCGTCTGCGCACCCTCTGCCACGTCGACCCCGGCACCTGGATGATCGAGGGCATCGGCTTCCTCTCGGGACTCGCCATGCGCTGGTTCCGAGACGCGATGTGCCCCGACGCGGCGGCGCTCGGACGCGCGGAGGGCCGCTCCGCCTTCCGCATCATGGAGGAGTGGGCCGCCGAGGTCCCGGTCGGCGCGAACGGCGTGGTCGCCACGATGGCGAACGTCATGCAGGCCGACGCGTGGCACCACGCCGCGCCCGCGTTCGTCGGATTCGACATCAACGACGCCGCCGGATCGTCCCGCGGGGCGTTCATCCGGGCGATCGAGGAGTCCGCGGCCATCGTCGCCGGCGCGCACCTGGAGATCCTCTCCGCTCTCACCGCGGGCCGCGCGGTCGCGGACGGCACCGTGACGTTCACCGGCGGGTCGAGTGCGGGAGCGCTGTGGCCGCGGATCATCGCCGGAGTCACCGGCCTGGACACGCGCGTCACCCCCGCCCCGAGGCCACGTCATACGGTGCCGCGCGTCTCGCCGCCGCCGGTGTCGGCGCCACGCTCCCGCCCATGGGCGACGCCGAGCGGGTCGAACGGGTCGATCCCGCCGAGCACGCGCAGTACCGCGCGGTCACCGAGCGCTGGCACCGCGTCTACCGCGACGTCCTGGCGATCTCGAGCCCCGACCTCCCTCCGCTCTTCACCCCGCCGGGGGCGGCCCGCGGCCCCCTCGACCCCTCCACCCCCCGCCTCTCGCCCGTCGGCCACATCGGCTGACGACAACACGAAGGAGACCTCCATGGCAGACCTCGACGGCAACGCCGACGCCAAGCAGTTCCACGTCGGGACGCCCGGCGTCCGGTTCACGCAGAACATCCGTGGCGCCGCCAACCTCGACTGGGGCATGCAGAACCGCCTGTCCCGAATCCTCGATCCGGAGACCGGGCGCACGGTCATGCTCGCCTTCGACCACGGCTACTTCCAGGGGCCGACGTCGGGACTCGAGCGCATCGACCTCAACATCGCGCCGCTCGCCGCGCAGGCGGACGCGCTGATGGGCACGAGGGGCGCGCTGCGCACCTCCCTCCCGCCGGCGACGCGTGCCGGACTCGTGCTCCGAGCCTCCGGGGGACCCTCGATCCTCAAGGACCTCTCGGACGAGTACACGGCGATGGCGATGGAGGACGCGGTCCGGCTCAACGCCGATGCCGTGGCCGTGCAGGTCTTCGTCGGCGGCGAGCACGAGAGCCGCAGCATCCGCAACCTCACCACCCTCGTCGACGAGGGGTACGCGGCCGGGATCCCCGTGCTCGGCGTGACCGCGGTGGGCAAGGAGCTGGTCCGCGACGCCCGCTACCTCGGACTCGCGACGCGCATCATCGCCGAGCTCGGCGCACAGCTGGTCAAGACCTACTACTGCGAGAAGGGCTTCGAGGACGTGGTGGCCGGATGCCCCGTCCCGGTCATCATGGCGGGCGGCAAGAAGCTCCCGGAGCTCGACGCGCTCACCATGGCCTCCCGTGCCGTGCGGGCCGGGGCGGCCGGGGTCGACATGGGCCGCAACATCTTCCAGAGCGCGGCCCCCGCCGCGATGATGACCGCCGTCCGCGCCGTCGTGCACGACGACCTCGACCCCGCCGACGCCTACGAGCTGTTCCGCGCGGCCACTGAGGCCCCGGTGCCCGCATGA
- a CDS encoding cupin domain-containing protein produces the protein MSADVLRTADAALRFGDWGPGYLAQGEDAAFGVVVLRPGDEFANHLHEHHTESFVVIEGRAEIWLDRDTCRVVSVGDVLRAEPHEEHFVRNPFDETFRAVFVKTPWVDGDKVDRPWTPDLRSGD, from the coding sequence ATGAGCGCCGACGTGCTGCGGACCGCCGATGCCGCGCTGCGGTTCGGCGACTGGGGTCCGGGATACCTCGCCCAGGGGGAGGACGCGGCGTTCGGCGTCGTCGTGCTCCGCCCGGGGGACGAGTTCGCGAATCACCTCCACGAGCACCACACGGAGTCGTTCGTCGTGATCGAGGGCCGCGCGGAGATCTGGCTGGACCGCGACACGTGTCGGGTCGTCTCCGTCGGCGACGTGCTGCGGGCCGAGCCGCACGAGGAGCACTTCGTCCGCAACCCCTTCGACGAGACCTTCCGTGCGGTCTTCGTCAAGACCCCCTGGGTGGACGGCGACAAGGTCGACCGCCCCTGGACGCCGGACCTCCGATCCGGCGACTGA